CGATTCGACTGACCATCTATGCAAAACGGCATATCATCCGCACGATGAAACTCGTTGGTGCGACGACGATGTTCATTCGCATGCCCTTCCTGATAGAAGGAATGTTCCACGGACTCATCGGCGGTATTATCGCCTCGGTGATGATCGATATCGTCTTCACCTTCTTCATTCAGCCACTGTCGGAAGATCTGCTTGTAAATATCGGTGTGAGCTTCACGTATTACCTGCTGCTCATTCTCGGTGGCTGCGCTCTCGGACTGCTCGGCTCCCTGTTTTCCATCGGACGCTTCCTCAAGGAAGCGCTGGTTCAGCAATAATCTCCATTCCCTCATCACCATTCCCTTCCGCAAAGGCACAATAGCAATCATGGCCAGCTCGAAATCACTTTACCCGTTTCATCTCACGCCCGGGGGACCCCAGCTCAGCAAAGCCATGCTGGCACAGTGTCCCAGAGACCTGCGCAAAAACCCGGAAGCTCGTCTCCTGCTCGAAGGCTGCCGCATGGGGGAACATCTCCTCGCCCTGAGTCAGCTCTTTTCAGGACGCATCGTCGGCATCGACGAGGATGCAGAGACAGTGTTCTATGCAAAAATGGCCATCGCTGAAATGCGGAAATCGCAGCAGATTTCCGCGCAGTTCATGACTCCGGTACAGACGAATTTCCCGGACGCAAGCTTTGACATCGTCATGCTCGAGGGACTGCTGTCAGGCTATCCTGCGGGGCGCGTACTCAAAGAGGCACTGCGCGTGCTCAAACCCGATGGCTGGCTGCTGATCTCGGATTCGTGCTGGCTCGAGGACAACATTCCGACCTATGTGCGTGAAATCTGGGAATCACCGGATCACAAGCTGCTCGATTCCGGCGGCATGCAGCAAACGCTGGAAGAAAAGGGACTGCGCATCGTCAACATCGAGGACCGTTCCTCCGTGCTCGCTTCGTTCTACAACCAGTTCAACAGTACGGTAAAGGGAATCGCGAAAAGCGGATTCGAGGGGATGAAGCACATGAAGGGACTGATCAAACACTACAAGCATGAAATCGATGTCTACCACCGGCATGGTGGCGACCGCTACATGGGATATTTGAGCGTCGTATGCCGCCGCGACGCGCCCGCCCAGGAGAAAGACCCTGCAAAGGATGAACTCCCAGCACAGAATGAAATCCCAGCACAGAATGATTCCCCTGCACAGAATGAAATCCCGGCACAGAATGATACCCCGGCGCAGAATGAAATCCCGGCGCAGAATGAAATCCCGGCGCAGAATGATTCCCCGGCGCAGAATGATACCCCGCCCCCGAAAGAAGAATCCTGAGCGCTCACTGGAAAGGTCTCTGCTCGCACACGAATGTTGCTATGCTCCCGCGTCGCTGCCGGACAGTTGGAGGTGCGCGCGGATGAAGGAGACGATGACATCAACCGCGGCAGCATTTTCGCCCCCGTGCGGAACGATGAGATCCGCATGCTGCCGACTCGGAGCCACGAATTGTTCATAGCTGGGCCGCACGGTACTGAAATACTGCTCGCGCACGGAGGCCAGGGTGCGTCCCCTCTGTTCGATATCCCTCTCCATCCTTCGAATAATGCGCACATCCGCTTCGGTATCCACGAACACCTTCAGTTGCATGTGCTCCCGCAGCGCCGTTTCCGCGAGTACGAGAATACCCTCGACAAGAATCACGGGATGGGGCTGCAGGGGACGCGTTTCCACCGTACGCCTGTGCGTGGAAAAATCATAGACAGGCTGTGCGACGCTGCGTCCGTGATAGAGATCCGCCAGCTGTGCAGCACACAGTGGGGTTTCGAGTGACGAAGGGTGATCGTAGTTGATGCGGGCGGGATCTGATACGGGCATGTCGTCGAGGTCGCGATAATACGCATCATGCTGAAAGAGCATGGCATGCTCGGCGCCGATTTCCGCGATGATGCGGTGACAGAGCGTGGTTTTGCCTGAGCCGCTCCCCCCCGCGATGCCAATGACCAGAGTTTCCCGCATGCCACATTCTCCTATTTCTGCAAAAACGCCTGGATGTCGGCGATATCCTGATCCGTCAGTTTATCCCGCGAGAAAAACGGCATGGAATCATTGCCACCACGAACGGCGGCAGGAACGTGTTCGGCTTTGCGTTTGACGATGCGTACGGCGGGACCGAGTCCGGTATCATGACAGGGACCACAGGCGCGGTCGAACATGACTTCGCCCCTGGCGGCATCACCGCGGAGTTTTGTAATTCCCTCGAGTTCTTTTTCAAATGTATCCTCGTCGAAATCCGCATCGCCCGGCCAGGTCACCGCTTCCCAGCTCAGCTTCGGAGGTTCGTTTCCGGGGGACACGTAGGCGTAATACGCCATGAGCGCCCGGGCATCGCTTTCTGAAATTGCATCCTCGATACCGCTGCCCTTTTCCTGGTAGAGGTAGGCACACTTTGCGGCACCGGCGGCGGTACGGCGCAGGCCATCGCCGCTGAATTCCCCATTCCACGCTTCGACACGCTGATGCGCACCGAGGATGCTGTGTCCGGGACGAATCCGGTCGTCATTCGCGAGAGACTCATCGAAATCGGCATGACAATCGATGCATGCGATCTCCACCTCTCCGTAACTGCGGTTGCGGAAAATCTCCTGTCCCTTTGCCGCCAGTTCCTCCTGCGACGCGCTGTCCATGCCCTCGCCGCTGCCTTCACTGTCACTTTTCTGTGATCCGCATGCGGAAAACAGCAGAAGCATTGCCATCAGAAAAAGCGGTGTTTTCATATCGCCTCCTAACCTTGCGATCAAGTTCCTGTAATCTTATTTCGGCTCCCACAGTTCGCCCTCGCAGGGAATATGGTCCGCACTCACATGCTCATCGAGCTTGGAGCAGAGAACGCCCGTCGGTTCGAAATACCGGCAGGTGGAGCACAGTGTCCCCTCCATCACACTGGCCGTTTCCTCCCTGTAGATGCGGTATTGCACCTGCATCGGGTGAAGAACGACAGCGTAGAGCAGGAAGACGATAACGATCCACCACCAGGATTCGAGACGCAGCCAATGCACGTTTTCGATGATGAAGTAGGAAACGACAATGACAATTGCTGCGCGGAAGATCGCCCAGCTGACGATGCTGCCAATGGTGTTGGTGTAGGGACGGGAGGTATTGTTGTCCATCTGTGCGCCTGCGACGCAAGCGGGGCTTGCGCGTCGTGGGAATATCTGATAAGTTGATTTTTTCCTTTCTCGTTGTAAAATGTTGTTTGCACTGCGGAAATCCAACTCTATGCGACTCTTCTCAACATCCCGTCAGCGCTGGAAACCGGCATGGACCTATGACGCCGGCGCGCATGTATGGCGCTTTGTCTTCACCGGCGATGGACGACTGCTCGGAGAGGCCCGGGATACCGATGCGCGCACAACCACGTTTTTCTGCCTCCGCGAGGCCGATGGTTCGGTGGTATTCGAGAAATTGCGCAGTGATGAGGAATGGTGGGTCGGCTTCGAAGCAGTGGAAGGCAGCCGCTTCTACCTGCACGGCTTTCGCAAACCCGATATGCCGCAGCATCTTGGGATCAGAGCGCATGACCTTGATACCGGAGCACTGCTCTGGCGCAACGACGACCTGGCCTTCGTGCTCGCCCGCGGGGATGCGGTGTATGCCACGCGCGAAGGCTTCGGGGGACTGGAGTTTTTCCGCCTCTCCCCTGAAGACGGCAGCGTCATTGAGGACATGGGACAGGACACGGAAAGCATAAACGTGCTGCGCGCCCTGCTCAACGAAGAGGAAGACTTCAGAGGCTACCGCTATCCCGAGCCGATGACTGCTGCACATCCCGGCTCGGAGGACGCCCGCAAGACGCTGCAGAAACTCGTCGATCCGTCGCGTGTCATCGGGACGCTCGATGCGCTGGTCGAAGACAACCTGCTGCTCGCTGCATGGCATGAAGCCAAAGCACCATCGAAGGGAGCAGCGGACAATGGCTCTGATGCTGCTCTCCGACAGCAGTTTCGTGCTGTCTCCCTTGACGGGAAACAGACCCTGTTCGAAGACATCATTCTCGACCACGCGGACGCGCCGGGGATGGACAGTTTCTTCCTCAAGGATTCGCAGCTGATGTATATCAAGAACAGGCGTATTCTTACCGCACACGACCTGAACGGAGTACCCTCATGACCGTAGTGAATGATTCACTCGACATTGAAACCCGTGGCGATGGGGACATGATAGACCTCACCGACCGCCTCACCCTTCTTCTGCAAAAGCAGAAAATGAAACGCGGGCACATGCTGGTGTTCGTGCCCGGTTCAACAGCGGCGCTGACGACCATCGAGTATGAGCCGGGATTGAAGAAAGACTTTACGCTGCTCATGGATCGTCTCGTGCCAAGGAATGCACGCTATTTCCATGAGGAGACCTGGAACGACGGCAACGGACACGCACACGTGCGAGCGTCCATGCTCGGTCCGAGCCTGGCCATACCGTTCGATGCCGGGAAAATGATGCTGGGCACCTGGCAGCAGATCATCCTCATCGACTACGACAACCGACCGCGATCCCGCTCACTGGTCGTGCAATTCACCGGAGAATAGGCGGCATGCCACAGAACTCGATTATCGAACACGGACGGGAAGTCATCCGCATTGAAGCGGAGGCCGTACGAGCGCTGCAGGATAAAATCAACGAGGATTTCGCCCGCGCAGTGGAAATGATTTACGCGAGTCCCGGCCGGGTGATCGTCACCGGGATTGGAAAAAGCGGACTGATCGCGCGCAAGATCGTCGCAACCATGAACAGCACGGGCACGCCCGCCATCTATCTGCATCCGGCAGACGCCATACACGGGGATCTCGGCATGGTACGCAGCGAAGACGTCGTCCTTCTCATTTCGAAAAGCGGCAACACCGAAGAACTCAAGCAGATCGTCCCCATTTTCCAGCGCATCGGCGTGCAGCTGATTTCCATCCTGGGCACGCTGTCACCTTCCACGCTCTCTGAGGTTTCTGATATCGTGCTCGATGCAGGAGTGGAAGAGGAAGCCTGTCCCCACAACCTCGCCCCGACAGCGTCGACCACGGCGGCAATGGCACTGGGCGACGCCATCGCGGTGGCCCTGCTGCACAAGCGGGAATTCACGGCTGAGGATTTCGCCATCTTTCATCCCGGCGGAAGTCTCGGCAAGCGCCTGCTCCTGCGTATCGATCAGATCATGACGGCTGGAGAAAATCTGCCTGTCGTGCATCAGGCCGTGGCGCTCAAAGACGCCATACTCGAAATCACGAGCAAGCGTCTCGGCGCCACCTGCGTGGTAGATGATGATGGACAGCTGGTTGGCGTGATTACGGACGGTGATCTCCGCCGTCTGCTCGAGCGCGATACCGACCTCACCGCGTTGCTGGCCGTCGATGTCATGAACTCCAGGCCAAAGACGATTGTGCCCCGCACCCTCGCCTCCTCCGCACTCGAACTGATGGAACAGCACAAAATCACCCAGCTTATCGTGACCGACGACAAGCGCATTCCCCGCGGCATCGTGCACATGCATGACCTCGTCCAGCTCGGTCTCGGGTAGGAAGTTTCCACTATGCGACAACCTTTTCTCGATCGCCTGCGCAGTGGCGTCATCCTTTTCGACGGCGGCATGGGGACAGAGCTCTACCGCCGCGGCGTATTCATCAACAAGTGCTACGACGAACTTAATCTGAGCGACCCTGCCCTGGTCGAACAGGTGCATCGAGACTATATCGAGGCCGGTGCCGATGTCATCGAAACAAACACCTTCGGCGCGAATCCGACCAAACTGCGTGCGCATGGATTGCTCGATCGCATGGCGGAGATCAATCGCAGGGGTGCGGAAATTGCACGTAGCGTTGCGGGCGACGAACACTATGTCGCAGGAAGTATCGGTCCCCTCGGCGTACAGATGGAACCACTCGGACCCCTTTCCCGTGAAGAAGCGCGTGATCTCTTCGCGCAGCAAATCCGCGCACTGTGCGAAGGCGGCGTCGATCTTTTCGTCCTCGAGACCTTCATCTACCCGGAAGAACTGCAGCAGGCCATCCTGGCCGTGCGTGAAGTCTGCGACAAACCCGTCGTTGCGCACATCACCATCAATGATGACAGCACGTCGCTCACCGGCGCGCGTCCCGAAGTGCTGGTGGCTGAACTGGCGGCGATGAAACCTGACGCCCTCGGCGTGAATTGCACGGTGGGACCCAGCGTCATGCTCACGTGGCTCGAGCGGGTGCGGGAAATGACGGACGTCCCCATTTCCATCATGCCCAATGCCGGCAAACCGAAGAACGTCGACGGCCGGAACATTTACCTGACATCGCCGGAATATCTCGGCACGTACGCAAAGCGCTTCGTACAATACGGCGCACGCCTGATCGGGGGCTGCTGCGGTACGGCACCGGAGCACATCCGCGCGATGCGCAACGCCATCAGTGCCTATGGATTCAAGGACAGCGACAAGGTCGAGCGCAAGGAAGACGTTACCGCTCCTGTTGATGTGGATGTCACCCCGCAGGCGGAGAAGTCGCGTCTCGCGCGGAGGCTGGCTGATGGACATTTCATCAGCATGGTGGAGCTTGTCGCGCCGCGCGGCATTTCGGCCGAGAAGGAAATCGACAAGGCCAAGAGGCTGTTTTACTATGGCGTCGATGTCATCAACATTCCCGACGGTCCACGCGCAAGCGCACGCATGTCGGCCATGGCGCTCGCGGCCAGCATTCAGCGCGAGGTCGGCATCGAGACCGTGCTGCATTACGCCTGCCGCGACCGCAATGTCATCGGCATTCAATCGGATCTGCTCGGTGCCTGGGCCCTCGGTATTCGCAATATCCTCGCTGTCACCGGTGATCCCCCGAAGCTCGGAAATTATCCGGATGCAACAGCAGTGTTTGATGTCGACAGTATCGGTTTGGTGAATATCATCAACCGGCTCAATCACGGACTCGATATCGCCGGGAATCCCATTGGTCCCGCCGCAGGCATGCATATCGGCGTGGCCGCGAATCCGGGCGCCCTGAATATGGACCAGGAACTGCGCCGTCTAGACTGGAAGGTCGAAGCGGGGGCGGAATTCATCATCACCCAGCCGGTATTCGATCTCGATGTTTTCTATGCGTTCAAAAAGCGCATCGAACATATCGGCATTCCTCTTATTGCCGGGATATGGCCGCTGGCCTCACTCCGCAATGCCGAGTTCATGAATAATGAGGTTCCCGGCTGCGACGTCCCGGACTACATCATCGAGCGCCTGCGCAAATACGCGGATCAGAAAGAAGCCGGCCGCGCCGAGGGCATCGCGATCGCACATGAAACCCTCGAACAGATCCTCGACCAGATTGCGGGCGTGCAGGTATCCGCTCCCTTCGGACGCATCGAAACCGTCATGGAAATTCTCGAAGGCGTCCGTCTCCGCTGATCATCATTTGAATTGAAGTTTCACTTAAAGGGTACTTTACAATGCCCTTATTTTTCATTACTTTTGCGGCATGCCACCGTATGCCTCACCACGACAACGACGACAGCCAAAACTGATCCGTGTCCTCAAAAGCAGGACGTCGAGCATCCTTGTCGCTGCTGTTCTGGTGATCGTGCTTTACTTCCTGTTCAGCACGAAGGGCTTCATCAGCAGGATGAATATCGAAAGTGACCTGGCGGACGAGCGAGCGCGGGTGATTGAGCTCGAGAGGGACATTCAGCGGTTGAAGCGTGAGCGCGATCTGTTGCATGACGACAAGGCCACGATAGAGCATGTCGCGCGCGAGGCGCATGGCATGATCAAGAAAGGTGAAATCGTCTACCGCATTCTGCCCGCGGAGGAAGAGAAAAAGAAATGACAACCATAGGCATCGACATCGGTGGCAGCAGCATCAAGGCGGCGCTGACCGAACCCGGTGCGTCCGTCATCGCGAATACCCGTCGACCCACACTGGCCGACGGTGATCGTGACGCAACGCTTGGTCAAATCAACGCATGCATTGAAGAGTTGCTCTCAGAAGCTTCCGCACGCGACATTGATGTGCAGGGCATCGGGGTTGGCGTGCCCGGGACCATAGACATTGCAGCCGGTGTGGTCTATCATCCCCCCAATCTCCCCGCATGGGAGGAAGTGCCGCTTGCAGAGATTCTCCGTGAAAAATGGGATCTCGAGGTGCGCGTCGATAACGACGCCAACTGCGCCGCGCTCGGCGAAGCGCATTTCGGAGCGGGGAAAGCGCATACGGATTTCATCGGACTGACGCTCGGTACCGGCGTGGGATCGGGCATCATTCTCAGCAATCACATCTATCACGGGCAGCGCGGCTTTGCCGGTGAGTTCGGACATATCAGCATCGACTACAATGGCACGCAGTGCAACTGCGGCAACTTCGGCTGCATCGAGGCCTATGTCGGTATCCACTACATGATGCACGAGGCCATTCCCCTCCTTCGCCAGGCACCGCATTCTCCGCTGCATCATCGTGCCCTGGAGAAAAATTCGGATTTGCAGCCGCACGACCTTTCCACCGCGGCGGATGCGGGAGACGAGGTAAGTGCAGAAATACTGCGGCGGGCGGGACGACGTCTCGGCGTCGCCATCGCCAGTGCGGCAAATCTGCTGGACATCACCGTGTTCATCATCGGTGGAGGAATCTCAGCCGCCGGTGACCTGCTTTTCGATGCCATCCGCGCAAGTGCAGCCGAGCGCGCGCTCAAAGTACACCGCGACGATTTCATTATCCTCCCCGCCGAACTCGGTAACGACGCCGGCATGCTCGGTGCTGCTTCCCTCCTTCTCTGAAACGCTTTCCACTCGAGATTATGCACTTTCTGCATATTCCTATGCCAGGGTTTATGCACTTTCTGCATAATTCGTTTTGGCGCGGACTCCCCACTACTCTTCTTCGTCTTCGTTGCGTTCGCGGTATGCGATTTCCGCATAGCGAATGAAATGCTCCTGGCTGTTGACGGCCTTGTTTTCCTCGGGTTGGGGACGACGCACATACCTGCCGTCGGATTGGAGGATGTAGTTTTTCACATTATCCGCGAGATAGGTCGGGATGATGTGATTGAGGATGCGGTCCTTGATTACATCCTGTTCGACGAGGAACATGGCTTCAACGCGGCGATTGAGGTTGCGCGGCATCCAGTCGGCACTGCTGAAGTAGACTTCGGGCTGTCCGGCATTTTCGAATACCATGACGCGCGTGTGTTCGAGAAAACGACCGACAATGCTGGTGACACGGATGTTGTCGCTGAGTCCGGGTACACCGGGTTTAAGGCAGCAGATGCCTCGAATGATGAGATCGATCTGCACCCCCGCCTGGGATGCGCGATAGAGGGCCCGAATTACCTGGGCGTCAACGAGTGCGTTCATCTTCACGATGATTCGTGCGGGTTTCCCGGCGCGCTGATTCTCCATTTCCCGCTGAATAAGGGCGAGCGTTTTCTGGCGCAGGGAAATCGGCGCCACGATGATTTTGTTCCATTGCGTCTGATGGGAGTAGCCGGTCAGATAGTTGAATACGTTCGTGGCTTCGAACGCCATATCGTCGCGGCTGGTGAGAATACCGAAATCGGTGTACAGACGCGCCGTGGTTTCATTGTAATTGCCGGTGCTCAGATGCGCGTACGTGGTGAGTCCCTGCCGTTCGCGACGAACGACGAGGGCCAGTTTGCAATGCGTTTTGAGTCCGATAATGCCATACACGACATGGACGCCGGACTGCTCGAGCCTCCGAGCCCAGATGATGTTGTTTTCCTCATCAAAGCGCGCCTTCAGCTCGACGAAGGCCGTGACCTGCTTCCCGTTTTCTGCCGCACGGGCCAGCGCCTTGACGATATTGGAATCGCCGCTGGTGCGGTAGAGTGTCTGCTTGATGGCGAGGACGTCAGGATCGTCGGCAGCCATCTCGATGAATTCCACGACTGAACTGAAAGAGTCATACGGATGATGGAAGAAAATATCCCGCTCGCGGATGCGTGAGAAAATATTGTGATCGCCCCGAAGTTCTTCCACGATGCGTGGGGTGAACGGTGTATCCTTGAGGTTTTTCTTGGGAAGCTTGACCAGATCCATGAAATCCGCCAGGTTGAGCGGTCCTTCGACGCGATACACATCCCTGTCCTGCAGATGCATGGCGTTTTGCAACATGCGGCAGACGCCCTGGGGCATGTCGTGATCGACCTCGAGGCGAACGACGGCGCCCCAGCGGCGGCGGCGAATCTGTTCTTCGATGGTCTTGAGCAGATCCGAGGCCTCATCGTCCGCGATCTCGAGATCGGCATTCCGTGTAACACGAAAACGCCACGCATCACGCACCTGCAGTCCGGGGAACAGCGCGTTGGCATTCGCCGCAATAATTTCACCGAGCAGCACGTAGTGATAGCCCCCCTTCTGCACGGGGATGCTCACGAGGCGTGGGACCACAGGTGGAACCTGGACGACGGCGATGCGTTCTTCCTGCGTAATGGAATCGAAGACGGTGATGACGAGATTGAGCGACCGGTTGAGCAGATGCGGGAACGGGTGGCCCGGATCGATGGCCAGCGGCGAAAGCACGGGGTAGACATGCTCCATGAAGTAATTTTCGCACCAGCTGCGGCTCTTCGCATCGAGCTTCTCATAGCGATGGAGAAAAACATCTTCCTGCTCAAGCCCGGGTTGAATCTCACCCAGGAAACAGGCAGACATCTCGCTGTTCATGCGGCATACGCTGCTGCGAATCGCCTCGATAACTTCTTCGGGTGTCATCCCATCCGGCGGGAGGTCCGTCACGCCGAGTTCAATCTGCTGCTTGAGTCCCGCAACTCGAATCATGTAAAACTCATCGAGATTCGACGCGGTGATGCCGAGAAATTTCAGGCGCTCCAGAAGCGGGATGCTTTTGTCCAGCGCCTCGTTGAGCACACGCCAGTTGAAATCCAGCCAGCTCAGTTCCCGGTTGAAATATACTTCGGGTGCATAGAGGTCATACTCACGTGGTGCGTCTTTTCCCTGCGCCTCTTCTTCCTGCAAACGATTGTCCGTCGCCTCGTCCTGCGCCTGCGCATGCAGATGATGGATGTTCGTTCTTGTCGAAGTCTCGCTCATCGTCAGGTTCGTCCGTTTTTGGTCAATTATTGAAACATAACAAAATTTCCCACCCTTGTCAGCCCCTAACACGTATCTAACAGGCAGGATCCCTGAAACACGCATTTCCAACAGCACTGATTTTCACGGCAACTGAATCGCAATTATCTCCGCGAAAATCCGTTTGAATCCGTAACATCCGTGTTCCCGCTGCTGGTCCTGATTGTTTTTTCACCGGATTGTGCCGATTTTAGAAAATTCCATTGTTTTATCCATCATTGACACTATCCCATGCTCGTTCATCAATGCACCATAAAGGAACCGGTCTCCTACTCGGGCACCGGACTGCACACAGGCGCCCAGTGCACCATCACATTCAAACCGGCTCCTGAGAATTACGGCATCCGTTTCGTACGCATCGATCTCGGCGGGAATCCCGAGATTCCGGCCATCGTCGACTACGTCGTGGATGTCTCCCGCGGCACGACGCTGGGACACGGCGACATCAAGGTTTACACCGTCGAACACGTCCTTGCCGCAGTGGCGGGACTGCAGATCGACAATCTCATCATCGAGATCGACGGCATCGAACCCCCTGTTGGTGATGGCTCGGCAATCCCCTTTGTCGAGGCACTGCAGCGTGCAGGCATCGAGAAGCAGGAAGCGCCGAAAGACTACCTGATCATTGACCGCGCCATTCAATTCTCAAATCCTGATAAGGAAATCGACATCGTGGCACTGCCACTCGACGATTTCCGTATGACGGTGATGGTGGATTACAAAAATCCCGCCCTGGGTAGCCAGCATACAGGCATGTTCAATCTCGACGAATTTGTCAGCGAATTCGCCTCCTCACGCACCTTCTGTTTCCTGACCGAAGTTGAGGCGCTGCATGATGCCGGACTCATCAAGGGCGGCAGCCTCGACAACGCAGTGGTCATCGTCGATCGCGAGGTAGAGGAAGCGGACCTCGATGCCATCGGAAAGAAGCTGAACCTGGATCAGAGCATGCATCTCAATGATCACGGTTTCCTGAACGACATCAACCTGCGGTACAAGAATGAACCGGCGCGTCACAAGCTTCTGGATCTGCTCGGTGACCTGACACTCGTCGGCGTCCCACTCAAGGCACAGATTCTGGCCGCGCGTCCCGGCCACG
This portion of the bacterium genome encodes:
- a CDS encoding bifunctional UDP-3-O-[3-hydroxymyristoyl] N-acetylglucosamine deacetylase/3-hydroxyacyl-ACP dehydratase; protein product: MLVHQCTIKEPVSYSGTGLHTGAQCTITFKPAPENYGIRFVRIDLGGNPEIPAIVDYVVDVSRGTTLGHGDIKVYTVEHVLAAVAGLQIDNLIIEIDGIEPPVGDGSAIPFVEALQRAGIEKQEAPKDYLIIDRAIQFSNPDKEIDIVALPLDDFRMTVMVDYKNPALGSQHTGMFNLDEFVSEFASSRTFCFLTEVEALHDAGLIKGGSLDNAVVIVDREVEEADLDAIGKKLNLDQSMHLNDHGFLNDINLRYKNEPARHKLLDLLGDLTLVGVPLKAQILAARPGHASNVEFAKMIRKLYLEKKLVKKYQHEKKQGVVFDINAISEILPHRYPFLLVDKIVSLEIDKKIVGIKNVTMNEQFFQGHFPGQPVMPGVLIIEAMAQCGGILMLNSIGDVKDKLALFSTIDKAKFRRPVVPGDQLVMEIEMINKRRNLIQLRGKVFVEGELAAEAEMMAAVVDKQKKKSNSN
- the ppk1 gene encoding polyphosphate kinase 1, encoding MSETSTRTNIHHLHAQAQDEATDNRLQEEEAQGKDAPREYDLYAPEVYFNRELSWLDFNWRVLNEALDKSIPLLERLKFLGITASNLDEFYMIRVAGLKQQIELGVTDLPPDGMTPEEVIEAIRSSVCRMNSEMSACFLGEIQPGLEQEDVFLHRYEKLDAKSRSWCENYFMEHVYPVLSPLAIDPGHPFPHLLNRSLNLVITVFDSITQEERIAVVQVPPVVPRLVSIPVQKGGYHYVLLGEIIAANANALFPGLQVRDAWRFRVTRNADLEIADDEASDLLKTIEEQIRRRRWGAVVRLEVDHDMPQGVCRMLQNAMHLQDRDVYRVEGPLNLADFMDLVKLPKKNLKDTPFTPRIVEELRGDHNIFSRIRERDIFFHHPYDSFSSVVEFIEMAADDPDVLAIKQTLYRTSGDSNIVKALARAAENGKQVTAFVELKARFDEENNIIWARRLEQSGVHVVYGIIGLKTHCKLALVVRRERQGLTTYAHLSTGNYNETTARLYTDFGILTSRDDMAFEATNVFNYLTGYSHQTQWNKIIVAPISLRQKTLALIQREMENQRAGKPARIIVKMNALVDAQVIRALYRASQAGVQIDLIIRGICCLKPGVPGLSDNIRVTSIVGRFLEHTRVMVFENAGQPEVYFSSADWMPRNLNRRVEAMFLVEQDVIKDRILNHIIPTYLADNVKNYILQSDGRYVRRPQPEENKAVNSQEHFIRYAEIAYRERNEDEEE